The Acidimicrobiales bacterium genome contains a region encoding:
- a CDS encoding NAD-dependent epimerase/dehydratase family protein — protein MPDSHQAAPAGAPATPGTAGPSPRGVRVVVTGATGNVGTSVLEALGADDRVASVLGLARRRPTWHLPKVTWAEADVVSSDLVGLFRGADVVIHLAWAIQPSHRPEVLRAINVVGSARVFDAVGDAGVPSLVYASSIGAYSPGPKDRAVDETWPTEGLVSSFYARHKAAVERRLDLFEHQHPHVRVVRLRKALIFKREAASGVRRLFAGPFVPRWLLRPDRIPAVPDTPGLVFQAVHTSDVADAYRRAALGDARGPFNIAAEPVLDGRRLAEALDARPVRVPRRALRAAASASWRLHLQPTPPGWVDLAFAVPVMDTARARTELGWAPLVGADEALRQLLDGMADGAGLPTPALRPGRSLSPLRRSPPRPRPVGTAG, from the coding sequence GTGCCGGACTCCCACCAAGCCGCTCCCGCCGGCGCCCCGGCCACCCCCGGCACCGCCGGGCCCTCGCCCCGGGGCGTGCGCGTCGTGGTCACCGGCGCCACCGGCAACGTCGGGACCAGCGTGCTCGAAGCGCTCGGCGCCGACGACCGGGTGGCATCCGTCCTCGGCCTGGCCCGGCGCCGGCCCACCTGGCACCTGCCCAAGGTGACGTGGGCGGAGGCCGACGTGGTCTCGTCCGACCTGGTCGGGCTGTTCCGGGGGGCCGACGTGGTGATCCACCTGGCGTGGGCGATCCAGCCTTCGCACCGCCCCGAGGTGCTGCGGGCGATCAACGTCGTCGGGTCGGCCCGGGTGTTCGACGCCGTGGGCGACGCCGGTGTCCCGTCGCTGGTCTACGCCTCGTCCATCGGGGCCTACTCGCCGGGGCCGAAGGACCGGGCCGTGGACGAGACCTGGCCCACCGAGGGCCTGGTGTCGAGCTTCTACGCCCGCCACAAGGCGGCCGTCGAGCGCCGCCTCGACCTGTTCGAGCACCAGCACCCGCACGTGCGGGTCGTGCGCCTGCGCAAGGCCTTGATCTTCAAGCGGGAGGCGGCGTCGGGCGTGCGGCGGCTGTTCGCCGGCCCCTTCGTGCCCCGGTGGCTGCTGCGGCCCGACCGGATCCCGGCCGTGCCCGACACGCCCGGGCTGGTCTTCCAGGCGGTCCACACGTCCGACGTGGCCGACGCGTACCGGCGGGCGGCGCTGGGCGACGCCCGCGGGCCGTTCAACATCGCCGCCGAGCCGGTCCTGGACGGCCGCCGCCTGGCCGAGGCCCTGGACGCCCGCCCGGTTCGGGTGCCCCGAAGGGCCCTGCGGGCCGCCGCCTCGGCCTCGTGGCGGCTCCACCTCCAGCCCACGCCCCCCGGATGGGTCGACCTGGCTTTCGCCGTGCCGGTCATGGACACCGCCCGGGCCCGGACCGAGCTCGGGTGGGCACCTCTCGTCGGTGCCGACGAGGCCCTTCGCCAGCTCCTCGACGGCATGGCGGACGGCGCCGGCCTGCCCACCCCGGCGCTGCGCCCCGGGCGTTCCCTGTCGCCGCTGCGGCGGTCGCCACCCCGCCCCCGCCCGGTCGGCACCGCCGGCTGA